DNA sequence from the Chitinophaga flava genome:
CGGTAGCCTTACGTTTGAATAAGTGCTTGAGGGTAATGCTCATACCTTTCGCAATGGCAGGAATGTACATTTTTTCCGCAAGGGTCATCGGGCTGCGGTCTACCGGTTTTGCCCTGTTTGTTAATGATTGCATAAGAAATGCTTTATTTAGTCCACACCCGAAAGTGTGTAAAAAGTAAAAGAAATTAGTGTTGACGAGCCAATACAGTTGCTCCGGTAATCAGCATGTTAGCCAGTGCCAGCGGGATCATCACTCTCCAGCCCAGACGCATCAGCTGATCATAACGGAATCTTGGGATCGTCCACCGTACCCACATAAAGAAGAATATAAACACCAGTATTTTGATAAACAATGCCAGGAAGCCCAGTATGGTGAGCAGATTGGGACTAACGCCCAGGCTGTCCATGCCAGGGAAGGCATATCCACCAAAATACATAGTGGCCATCAGCGCAGAGCTGACAAACATGTTGATATATTCCGCAAAGAGGTAAAAGCCCAGTTTCATGGAAGAGTATTCCAGGTGGTAACCACCATTCAGCTCGTTCTCTGCTTCCGGCAGGTCAAACGGCGTACGGTTAGTTTCCGCAAAAGCACATATCAGGAAGATAAAGAAGCCCAGCGGCTGGTATACCACGTTCCACATGCTATGACGTTGCTGCTCCACGATTTCCTTCAGGCTCAGGGTGCCGGTCAGCATCAGCAATGCGATCAGCGCCAGACCCATTGGCAGTTCGTAGGAAATGATCTGGGAGGCAGCCCTCACAGAGGCCAGCAGGGAGTATTTGTTGTTGGATGCCCAGCCACCGATCATAATTCCGTATACGCCCATGCTCACTACACCGAATATGAACAGGATACCGATGTTTACATCAGCTACCTGCAGGGAAATGGTGCGGCCAGCAATGGTCAGGGTATCGCCCCATGGAATTACGGCACTGGTCATACAGGCCACCAGCATGGCGATGGAAGGGCCCAGAACGAAGAGGAACCGGTTAGAGTTGGTTGGGATGATCTCTTCCTTGAAGAAGAGTTTACCACCATCGGCCAGGGGTTGCAGCAATCCCAGCGGACCTGCGCGGTTAGGGCCTAAACGGTCCTGGATCCAGGCAGCCACCTTTCTTTCGCCCCAGGTAGAG
Encoded proteins:
- the nuoH gene encoding NADH-quinone oxidoreductase subunit NuoH, whose protein sequence is MTLLSIDWFFILEKILLISAVLVLSLVVAMYSTWGERKVAAWIQDRLGPNRAGPLGLLQPLADGGKLFFKEEIIPTNSNRFLFVLGPSIAMLVACMTSAVIPWGDTLTIAGRTISLQVADVNIGILFIFGVVSMGVYGIMIGGWASNNKYSLLASVRAASQIISYELPMGLALIALLMLTGTLSLKEIVEQQRHSMWNVVYQPLGFFIFLICAFAETNRTPFDLPEAENELNGGYHLEYSSMKLGFYLFAEYINMFVSSALMATMYFGGYAFPGMDSLGVSPNLLTILGFLALFIKILVFIFFFMWVRWTIPRFRYDQLMRLGWRVMIPLALANMLITGATVLARQH